The Coleofasciculaceae cyanobacterium genome has a window encoding:
- a CDS encoding glycosyltransferase: MREILLSIIIPTYNRPKLLLRAVNSALAQTIEDFGVIVVDDCSSEPVNLPKG; this comes from the coding sequence ATGAGAGAGATATTATTAAGCATCATAATTCCTACCTATAATCGTCCTAAGTTGTTACTTCGCGCCGTCAATAGTGCTTTGGCTCAAACTATAGAAGACTTTGGAGTAATTGTGGTTGATGATTGTTCTTCAGAACCAGTTAATTTGCCCAAAGGGTGA